The following are encoded together in the Candidatus Flexicrinis proximus genome:
- a CDS encoding enoyl-CoA hydratase/isomerase family protein, which produces MSHPVYETIQIETPAPGVGLVRFNRPQALNALNAQMTGEAFTALEIFDRDSSIGCMVLTGGDRAFAAGADIKEMSGKTSVDMFAGVDVTDWSRLTRIAKPIIAAVSGFAFGGGCEIAMTCDMIVASESAQFGQPEINLGVIPGAGGTQRLTRAVGKALAMEIVLTDRRLSAEEAYRFGLVNRVSPVELYLAEAIELAQKVASRSQVAIRMAKEAVNKAYELSLSEGLTFEKRNFYLLFGTEDRTEGMNAFVEKRKPVWKNK; this is translated from the coding sequence ATGTCCCACCCCGTTTATGAGACCATCCAGATTGAAACCCCCGCACCCGGCGTCGGACTGGTACGCTTTAATCGTCCCCAGGCGCTGAATGCCCTCAACGCCCAGATGACCGGCGAAGCGTTCACGGCGCTGGAGATTTTTGACCGTGACTCCTCGATCGGATGTATGGTGCTGACGGGCGGCGACCGCGCTTTCGCAGCCGGCGCGGACATTAAGGAGATGTCGGGCAAGACATCTGTCGATATGTTCGCTGGGGTCGATGTAACCGATTGGTCGCGGCTGACCCGCATCGCCAAGCCGATTATCGCGGCGGTCAGCGGCTTTGCTTTCGGCGGGGGCTGCGAGATTGCCATGACCTGCGACATGATCGTCGCCAGCGAGTCGGCGCAGTTTGGACAGCCGGAAATCAACCTGGGTGTCATCCCCGGCGCAGGCGGCACACAGCGCCTGACGCGCGCGGTCGGCAAGGCATTGGCGATGGAGATTGTCCTTACCGACCGCCGCCTGAGTGCGGAAGAGGCTTATCGCTTCGGGTTGGTCAACCGCGTCTCCCCGGTCGAACTATATCTGGCTGAAGCCATTGAACTGGCGCAAAAAGTCGCGTCACGCTCTCAGGTAGCGATTCGCATGGCCAAGGAAGCGGTCAATAAGGCCTATGAGCTGTCCTTGAGCGAGGGATTGACCTTCGAAAAACGCAATTTTTATCTGCTGTTCGGCACCGAGGATCGCACCGAAGGGATGAACGCCTTCGTGGAGAAGCGCAAGCCCGTGTGGAAGAACAAGTGA
- a CDS encoding nucleoside hydrolase: MRPFVIDTDTATDDAVALVMALTSSDIHVEAITVVAGNVGLEQTVQNALYTVELCGKPVPVYAGADRPLQAKLYTADIVHGKDGLGDIGLPLYGRLPAKGHAVDALLAAANKFRGELTLVTLGPLTNIALAIYLDPSFASKVKRCVVMGGAPDGVGNTTATAEFNIYVDPEAARIVVRSGMPVELVGWDMTLQHAMLTPAENQAIRAHDTERSRFVADIQRPVLALWERLYGHPMVCLPDPLAMAVALDPSIARMQRVALDVEVTGELTRGMTIVDRRPEVPPANASVTTFVDRDRFIAMLHESVR; the protein is encoded by the coding sequence ATGAGACCGTTTGTAATCGACACCGATACCGCCACCGATGATGCTGTCGCGTTGGTGATGGCGCTCACTTCTTCCGACATCCACGTCGAGGCGATAACCGTGGTTGCCGGCAACGTTGGCCTGGAGCAGACCGTTCAGAACGCCCTGTATACAGTCGAACTGTGCGGAAAACCCGTGCCCGTCTACGCCGGGGCAGACCGGCCACTGCAGGCGAAACTCTACACGGCTGATATTGTTCATGGCAAAGACGGTCTGGGCGACATCGGACTTCCTTTATATGGGCGCCTGCCCGCAAAAGGCCACGCCGTCGACGCGCTGCTTGCCGCTGCCAACAAATTTCGCGGCGAACTGACGCTTGTTACCCTCGGGCCGCTCACCAATATCGCGCTGGCTATCTACCTCGATCCGTCGTTTGCCAGCAAGGTCAAACGCTGCGTGGTCATGGGCGGTGCACCCGATGGCGTCGGCAATACCACCGCAACCGCCGAGTTCAATATCTATGTCGACCCCGAGGCCGCGCGTATCGTAGTGCGCTCGGGGATGCCGGTCGAGTTGGTCGGCTGGGATATGACTCTCCAGCACGCCATGCTCACGCCAGCCGAGAATCAGGCGATCCGCGCCCACGACACGGAGCGGTCGCGCTTTGTAGCGGACATTCAGCGTCCCGTCCTGGCACTGTGGGAACGCCTTTACGGGCATCCGATGGTTTGCCTGCCCGATCCCCTGGCTATGGCAGTTGCGCTTGACCCGTCGATTGCCCGGATGCAGCGCGTCGCCCTGGATGTCGAGGTCACGGGCGAACTCACCCGTGGGATGACCATCGTTGACCGCCGGCCAGAAGTGCCTCCGGCAAATGCGTCGGTCACGACATTTGTCGACCGCGACCGCTTTATAGCCATGCTGCACGAGTCCGTGAGGTGA
- a CDS encoding AAA family ATPase has product MTVLRSVEVTRLSNSPAHFPFSVPFARAGASIDLAPLTFLVGENGSGKSTFLEALACAIGSITVGADSVQTDPTLADVRAFAAKCIKLTWNKRSKKGFFLRAEDFFGYARRMADTKAEMEQGLRDVDSEYQNRSDYARSLAKLPYARSLHEMREDYGEGLDVNSHGEGFLKLFQARFTGEGVYLLDEPEAPLSPTRQLTLLSMMHAMLEKGAQFVIATHSPILLAYPGALILSFDSGAIQPAAYETLEHVVVTRAFLENPKAYLRHLLE; this is encoded by the coding sequence GTGACTGTCCTGAGATCGGTGGAAGTCACGCGACTGTCGAACAGCCCGGCGCACTTCCCGTTTAGCGTGCCGTTTGCCCGCGCCGGTGCCTCGATCGACCTGGCGCCGCTGACCTTTCTGGTCGGCGAAAACGGGTCGGGCAAATCGACCTTCCTGGAGGCGTTGGCCTGCGCGATCGGGTCGATCACCGTCGGCGCGGACTCGGTGCAGACCGACCCGACCCTGGCCGATGTACGCGCGTTCGCTGCTAAGTGCATCAAACTGACCTGGAACAAGCGCAGCAAAAAAGGATTCTTCCTGCGCGCCGAAGATTTTTTTGGCTACGCTCGTCGCATGGCCGATACCAAGGCCGAGATGGAGCAGGGTTTGCGCGACGTCGACAGCGAATATCAAAATCGCTCGGACTACGCCCGTTCGCTGGCAAAGCTGCCGTATGCCCGTTCGCTGCACGAGATGCGCGAGGATTACGGCGAAGGTCTGGACGTCAATTCGCACGGCGAAGGGTTTCTCAAGCTGTTCCAGGCACGCTTTACCGGCGAAGGCGTGTACCTGCTGGACGAGCCTGAGGCGCCCCTGTCACCGACGCGCCAGCTCACACTGCTGAGCATGATGCACGCCATGCTGGAAAAAGGCGCGCAGTTTGTAATCGCGACTCACTCGCCGATCCTGCTGGCCTACCCGGGCGCCCTGATCTTGAGCTTCGACAGCGGCGCGATCCAACCCGCCGCCTATGAGACGCTTGAACACGTCGTGGTGACCCGCGCCTTTCTCGAAAACCCCAAAGCCTACCTGCGGCATCTGCTTGAATAG